The following are encoded in a window of Castanea sativa cultivar Marrone di Chiusa Pesio chromosome 5, ASM4071231v1 genomic DNA:
- the LOC142633884 gene encoding protein MOTHER of FT and TFL1-like, which translates to MARTIEPLIVGKVIGEVLDMFTPATNFTVNYGSKQVANGCDIKPSMAVDRPKVQILGPRVSTNLYTLIMVDPDAPSPSEPTLREWLHWIVVDIPEGSDATKGKELVPYMGPKPPTGIHRYIFVLFKQKSEMMMGCPPPNARGNFRTRQFAAQYELGLPVAAVYFNSQKEPAAKRR; encoded by the exons ATGGCTCGGACCATAGAGCCACTAATAGTTGGAAAAGTGATTGGAGAAGTGCTTGACATGTTCACTCCAGCTACCAATTTTACAGTCAATTATGGGTCCAAACAGGTTGCTAATGGTTGTGATATCAAGCCCTCTATGGCAGTGGATAGGCCTAAAGTCCAAATTCTTGGTCCTCGTGTCTCTACCAATCTCTATACTCTT ATAATGGTCGATCCTGATGCTCCTAGCCCTAGTGAACCAACATTGAGAGAGTGGCTCCATTG GATTGTTGTAGATATCCCAGAAGGGTCTGATGCCACCAAAG GAAAAGAATTGGTACCTTACATGGGACCAAAGCCACCCACAGGAATTCATCGATacatttttgtgctatttaAGCAGAAAAGTGAAATGATGATGGGTTGTCCACCTCCAAATGCCCGTGGCAATTTTAGAACTCGACAATTTGCTGCTCAATATGAACTTGGTCTTCCAGTCGCTGCGGTGTATTTTAATTCACAGAAGGAACCTGCAGCTAAGAGACGTTGA